A single Deinococcus aquaedulcis DNA region contains:
- a CDS encoding GGDEF domain-containing protein: protein MNDLLHSLFVNLSVLITFAFLLSQTYRAWPPPPGWRLPALRLVLTMLATVTLYLMATPEPSGTRIDLALVPIAIMALRYGGWVGVLCGLPAALLPLAGHASDALISVLNLLAVAALAHSLRWTLNMQDAQGSLRRYGWAGSLIFLPNELPLWLLGDSETLLRVYLPALAFNILGFWAVAVMITSRVALLQSTDQFRLQALQDALCGLPNRRQFEQDLPLTAPGDALLLIDLDHFKRVNDEFGHPVGDEVLAAVGRVLADTLRGRDRAYRYGGEEFAVILRRVPAEQLPQIAQRLREAVTTLRFAPPLGGVTVSIGGASFGPWSSTRTLWQADEALYRVKQSGRDGVRIAAPSAALPDSGPLQALLDSPPPVR from the coding sequence TTGAACGACCTGCTGCACAGCCTATTCGTGAACCTGAGCGTGCTGATCACGTTCGCGTTTCTGCTGAGCCAGACCTACCGGGCGTGGCCCCCGCCGCCCGGCTGGCGCCTGCCTGCGCTGCGGCTGGTGCTGACCATGCTGGCCACCGTCACGCTGTACCTGATGGCCACGCCCGAGCCGTCAGGCACCCGCATTGATCTGGCACTGGTGCCCATTGCGATCATGGCGCTGCGCTACGGCGGCTGGGTGGGCGTGCTGTGCGGCCTGCCCGCCGCGCTGCTGCCGCTGGCCGGGCACGCCAGCGACGCGCTGATCAGCGTGCTGAACCTGCTGGCGGTGGCGGCCCTGGCCCACTCGCTGCGCTGGACCCTGAATATGCAAGACGCCCAGGGCTCGCTGCGCCGCTACGGCTGGGCGGGCAGCCTGATCTTCCTGCCCAACGAACTGCCGCTGTGGCTGCTGGGCGACTCTGAAACCCTGCTGCGGGTGTACCTGCCCGCGCTGGCCTTCAACATCCTGGGGTTCTGGGCGGTGGCGGTCATGATCACCAGCCGCGTGGCCCTGCTGCAAAGCACCGACCAGTTCCGGCTGCAGGCGCTGCAAGACGCCCTGTGTGGCCTGCCCAACCGCCGCCAGTTTGAGCAGGACCTGCCCCTGACCGCCCCCGGGGACGCCCTGCTGCTGATTGACCTGGACCATTTCAAGCGCGTGAACGATGAATTCGGGCACCCGGTGGGCGACGAGGTGCTGGCGGCGGTGGGCCGGGTGCTGGCCGATACCCTGCGCGGGCGTGACCGCGCCTACCGCTACGGCGGCGAGGAATTCGCCGTAATTCTGCGCCGGGTGCCCGCCGAGCAGCTGCCCCAGATTGCCCAGCGGCTGCGCGAAGCCGTGACCACCCTGCGCTTCGCTCCGCCACTGGGGGGCGTGACCGTCTCGATTGGTGGGGCCTCATTTGGGCCGTGGTCCAGCACCCGCACCCTGTGGCAGGCCGATGAAGCCCTGTACCGGGTGAAGCAATCCGGGCGCGACGGCGTGCGGATTGCCGCGCCCAGCGCCGCCCTGCCCGACAGCGGGCCATTGCAGGCACTGCTGGACTCGCCCCCGCCGGTGCGCTAG
- a CDS encoding S8 family peptidase: protein MNARLPSVFLALTVALAACGSPGAPSSDSGANLRGGAPLLGTSNPDAIPGQYIVVLKDSAPNLTAQDSAGLIRALNLDPQGVTIQHIYGAALNGFAAKLSAQNLETLLNNPNVEYIEQDGEMFMTATQTGATWGLDRIDQRNLPLNGTYVYNSTASGVRAYILDTGIRTSHTQFGGRAVWGTNTTGDGNNTDCQGHGTHVAGTVGSATYGVAKGVTLIAVKVLNCQGSGSYSGIIAGINWSLNNKGSGPAVANMSLGGGFSQSVNSAVNNASAQNLVMVVAAGNSNANACNYSPASAASAITVGSTTSSDARSSFSNFGSCVDLFAPGSSITSTWNTSNTATNTISGTSMASPHVAGAAALRIASGLGTTGGVTNAILSSATTGKVTNPGTGSPNRLLYTGP, encoded by the coding sequence ATGAACGCACGTCTTCCTTCCGTCTTCCTTGCGCTCACTGTGGCTCTGGCAGCTTGCGGCTCGCCGGGCGCCCCCTCCAGCGACAGCGGCGCGAACCTGCGCGGCGGCGCGCCGCTGCTGGGCACGAGTAACCCGGACGCCATTCCCGGGCAATACATTGTGGTCCTGAAAGACAGCGCGCCCAACCTGACCGCCCAGGACAGCGCGGGCCTGATCCGGGCCCTGAACCTGGACCCCCAGGGCGTGACCATCCAGCACATCTACGGCGCGGCCCTGAACGGCTTCGCTGCCAAGCTGAGCGCCCAGAACCTGGAAACGCTGCTGAACAATCCCAACGTGGAGTACATCGAGCAGGACGGCGAGATGTTCATGACCGCCACCCAGACGGGCGCCACCTGGGGCCTGGACCGCATTGACCAGCGCAATCTGCCGCTGAACGGCACGTACGTCTACAACTCCACCGCCAGCGGGGTTCGTGCGTACATTCTGGACACCGGCATCCGCACCTCGCACACCCAGTTTGGCGGGCGCGCGGTGTGGGGGACGAATACCACCGGTGACGGCAACAACACCGATTGCCAGGGGCACGGCACGCATGTGGCCGGTACCGTGGGCAGCGCCACCTATGGCGTAGCCAAGGGCGTGACCCTGATTGCGGTGAAGGTGCTCAATTGCCAGGGCTCCGGCAGCTACTCGGGCATTATTGCGGGGATCAACTGGTCGCTGAACAACAAGGGCAGCGGCCCCGCTGTGGCCAATATGAGCCTGGGCGGTGGCTTCAGCCAGTCGGTGAACAGCGCTGTGAACAATGCGTCGGCCCAGAATCTGGTGATGGTGGTGGCGGCCGGGAATTCCAACGCCAATGCCTGCAACTACAGCCCGGCCAGTGCCGCCAGCGCCATTACGGTGGGCAGCACCACCAGCAGCGACGCCCGCAGCAGCTTCTCGAACTTCGGCAGCTGCGTGGACCTCTTTGCGCCCGGCAGCAGCATCACCTCCACCTGGAACACCAGCAACACGGCCACGAACACCATTTCCGGCACCTCTATGGCCTCGCCGCACGTGGCGGGCGCCGCCGCCCTGCGCATTGCCAGCGGCCTGGGCACCACCGGCGGTGTGACCAATGCCATTCTCAGCAGCGCCACCACCGGCAAAGTGACCAACCCCGGGACTGGCAGCCCCAACCGCCTGCTGTACACCGGCCCCTGA
- a CDS encoding S8 family peptidase, translated as MNARLASSALALTLLLAACGTSTTTPQAAEPAANAGAPVLGTSNPEAIPGQYIVVFKDDAASDLTAQDANGLIQSLNLDPQGVSVQHVYGAALNGFAAKLSAQNLQALRQDPRVKYIEQDGMMHATATQSGATWGLDRIDQRSLPLNGSYVYNYTGSGIRAYIIDTGINTAHSNFGGRAVWGTNTTGDGNNSDCQGHGTHVAGTVGSATWGVAKGVQLVAVKVLNCQGSGSNSGVIAGVNWAVNNKGTSKAVANMSLGGGYSQAVNDAVNSAASKNLVMVVAAGNENQNACNVSPASAASAITVGSTTNTDARSSFSNYGSCVDLFAPGSNITSTWIGSTSATNTISGTSMASPHVAGAAVLKLAAGSSTTSGVTSAIITSSTTGKVTNAGTGSPNRLLYTGN; from the coding sequence ATGAACGCACGTCTTGCTAGCTCTGCCCTTGCGCTCACCCTTCTCCTCGCCGCGTGCGGGACCAGCACGACCACCCCCCAGGCTGCTGAACCGGCAGCCAATGCAGGCGCGCCCGTGCTGGGCACCAGCAACCCCGAGGCTATTCCTGGTCAGTACATCGTGGTCTTCAAGGACGACGCGGCCAGCGACCTCACCGCCCAGGACGCCAACGGTCTGATCCAGAGCCTGAATCTGGATCCCCAGGGCGTGAGTGTTCAGCACGTGTACGGCGCCGCCCTGAACGGCTTTGCCGCCAAGCTGAGCGCGCAGAACCTGCAGGCCCTGCGCCAGGACCCCCGCGTCAAGTACATCGAGCAGGACGGCATGATGCACGCCACCGCCACCCAGAGCGGCGCCACCTGGGGCCTGGACCGCATTGATCAGCGCAGCCTGCCGCTGAACGGCAGCTACGTGTACAACTACACGGGCAGCGGCATCCGCGCTTACATCATTGACACCGGCATCAACACGGCGCACAGCAACTTCGGCGGGCGCGCGGTGTGGGGGACGAACACCACCGGCGACGGCAACAACTCGGACTGCCAGGGGCACGGCACGCACGTGGCCGGCACCGTGGGCAGCGCCACCTGGGGCGTGGCCAAGGGCGTGCAGCTGGTGGCCGTGAAGGTGCTCAACTGCCAGGGCTCCGGCAGCAACTCCGGCGTCATTGCCGGCGTCAACTGGGCTGTTAACAACAAGGGCACCAGCAAGGCGGTCGCCAACATGAGCCTCGGCGGTGGCTACAGCCAGGCTGTCAATGACGCTGTGAACAGCGCCGCCAGCAAGAACCTCGTGATGGTGGTGGCTGCGGGCAACGAAAACCAGAATGCCTGCAACGTTTCGCCCGCCAGCGCCGCCAGCGCCATCACCGTGGGCAGCACCACGAACACGGACGCCCGCAGCAGCTTCTCGAACTATGGCAGCTGCGTGGACCTCTTTGCGCCCGGCAGCAACATCACCTCCACCTGGATCGGCTCCACCAGCGCCACCAACACCATCTCCGGCACCTCCATGGCCTCGCCCCACGTGGCCGGCGCCGCCGTGCTGAAACTGGCGGCCGGCAGCAGCACCACCAGCGGCGTGACCAGCGCGATCATCACCAGCTCGACCACCGGCAAGGTGACGAACGCCGGCACTGGCAGCCCCAACCGCCTGCTGTACACCGGCAACTAA